A single Clostridium sp. AN503 DNA region contains:
- a CDS encoding DNA mismatch repair protein MutS encodes MNQSLYLLGYQEIIERLKNHAVTAQAKERCAALEPYLSETELKKNMRETTQARQMLDLFGVPPMPLMEQVEQHVERALVGELLLPEQIAEVGSFLVGVRRLKSYLDKGRSSQLGVAFYGENISLLEELSGEIERCIRIDMIDDYASAALRDIRRQIQLLGEKVREKAERALKANQAYVNDSFVVKRSGRLCIPVKAEYKSRVQGAVIDKSSTGSTLFIEPKAVAELQEAYELYKIEEDTEERRILYGLMEQIAEAEAELREDIRVTVMLDFVFAKGKLSQELDAVEPAVNLERRICLKGARHPMLDKESVVPLDFVIGEPLHGKGLQGNTIRGMIITGPNTGGKTVVLKTVALLSAMACSGLHIPCAEADIAMNSQILCDIGDGQDLLNNLSTFSAHIKNVLEILKRVTPESLVVMDELGSGTDPAEGMGIAIAILEELRKSGALFLVTTHYPEVKEYAGRYEEVVNARMGFDRESLRPLYRLEIGRAGESCALYIAKRLGLPVRMLKTAAKEAYGEPSTAMVRELELDHPDEDIKKVRTPGIRRKAEVRAACHGEEFTRGDSVTVLPDGWIGIVVKPADSHGDVLVQVKKEKILVSHKRLKLKVAATELYPEDYDFSIIFDSVENRKARHQMGKHHQEGLSVEVSET; translated from the coding sequence GCTTAAGAAAAATATGAGGGAGACCACTCAGGCAAGACAGATGCTGGATCTTTTCGGAGTGCCTCCAATGCCGCTTATGGAACAGGTGGAACAGCATGTGGAGCGGGCGCTGGTGGGAGAACTGCTGCTTCCGGAGCAGATTGCCGAGGTGGGGTCATTCCTGGTGGGAGTGCGCCGGCTGAAGAGCTATCTTGATAAAGGCAGGAGCAGCCAGCTCGGAGTTGCCTTTTATGGGGAAAATATAAGTCTTCTAGAGGAATTGAGCGGTGAGATCGAACGCTGTATCCGTATCGATATGATTGACGATTATGCCTCCGCCGCCCTGCGTGATATCCGCAGGCAGATCCAGCTTCTGGGAGAAAAGGTGCGGGAGAAGGCAGAGCGGGCATTGAAAGCAAACCAGGCATATGTCAATGATTCTTTTGTGGTGAAACGCAGCGGAAGGTTGTGCATCCCGGTAAAAGCTGAATATAAGTCCAGGGTACAGGGGGCGGTGATCGACAAATCCTCCACCGGGTCTACCCTGTTTATTGAGCCGAAAGCGGTAGCAGAGCTTCAGGAGGCGTATGAGCTGTATAAGATTGAGGAGGACACGGAGGAGCGTCGGATACTCTATGGGCTGATGGAACAGATCGCAGAAGCGGAGGCGGAGCTTCGGGAAGATATCCGGGTTACCGTCATGTTGGATTTCGTTTTTGCAAAAGGGAAGCTCAGTCAGGAGTTGGATGCGGTGGAACCGGCGGTCAATCTGGAAAGGCGCATCTGCCTGAAGGGAGCCAGACACCCGATGTTGGATAAAGAGAGCGTGGTACCGCTGGATTTTGTGATCGGAGAGCCATTACATGGGAAGGGGCTGCAGGGAAATACCATCCGCGGCATGATCATCACCGGGCCTAACACCGGGGGCAAAACCGTAGTGTTAAAAACCGTGGCTTTACTCAGTGCGATGGCCTGTTCCGGCCTGCATATCCCGTGCGCAGAGGCAGATATCGCCATGAACAGCCAGATCTTGTGTGATATTGGAGATGGTCAGGATCTGCTCAACAACCTGTCAACCTTCTCTGCCCACATAAAGAATGTGCTGGAGATCTTGAAAAGGGTCACGCCTGAGAGCCTGGTGGTCATGGATGAGCTGGGCTCCGGGACAGATCCGGCGGAGGGCATGGGAATTGCCATTGCGATTCTGGAGGAACTGAGAAAAAGCGGGGCCTTATTTCTGGTGACGACCCATTATCCGGAAGTGAAGGAGTATGCCGGGCGCTATGAGGAGGTGGTCAATGCGCGGATGGGATTTGACCGGGAGAGCTTAAGGCCCCTGTACCGGCTGGAGATTGGCAGGGCGGGGGAGAGTTGTGCGCTCTATATCGCAAAACGTCTGGGGCTGCCGGTGAGGATGCTGAAAACCGCAGCGAAGGAAGCCTATGGCGAACCGTCGACTGCTATGGTGCGGGAGCTGGAGTTGGACCATCCTGACGAGGATATTAAAAAAGTCCGCACGCCGGGGATCCGCAGAAAGGCAGAGGTGCGGGCGGCCTGTCACGGGGAAGAATTTACACGGGGGGACAGTGTGACGGTACTGCCGGATGGCTGGATCGGGATTGTGGTGAAACCGGCTGATTCCCATGGGGACGTGCTGGTCCAGGTGAAGAAGGAGAAGATACTGGTGAGCCATAAAAGGTTAAAATTGAAAGTGGCTGCAACGGAACTTTATCCGGAGGACTATGACTTCTCTATTATCTTTGATTCGGTAGAGAACCGGAAGGCCAGGCATCAGATGGGGAAACATCATCAGGAAGGTTTGAGCGTCGAGGTTTCGGAGACTTGA
- a CDS encoding DUF6144 family protein — MFDIRKIQENAIYESVRKKSTVDIAREVVYGKDQTHPETNADWVKSAMSRLENRFDPDTRKKIRMNCQCGYGMDEKLALVKELKSAASNLEEFAGSEKAKAAGLFCRDGELFLQFHFCPCPMLAEVDKLETDTWCQCTTGYSKVLFEKAFACNVDVKLLNSIKMGDQVCLMKITLHDPVWK; from the coding sequence ATGTTTGATATACGAAAAATCCAGGAGAACGCCATTTATGAATCTGTCCGGAAAAAAAGCACTGTAGACATTGCCAGGGAGGTGGTCTATGGCAAAGACCAGACTCATCCAGAAACAAATGCCGATTGGGTAAAATCTGCGATGAGCCGGCTGGAAAACAGATTTGATCCTGATACCAGGAAGAAAATACGAATGAACTGCCAGTGTGGTTATGGAATGGATGAGAAGCTTGCCCTTGTTAAGGAACTTAAGTCAGCTGCATCAAACCTGGAAGAGTTCGCAGGTTCAGAGAAGGCAAAAGCTGCCGGGCTTTTTTGCAGGGACGGTGAACTTTTTTTACAGTTTCATTTCTGTCCCTGTCCAATGCTTGCAGAGGTGGACAAACTGGAAACCGATACATGGTGCCAATGCACTACCGGATACAGCAAAGTGCTTTTTGAAAAAGCGTTTGCCTGCAATGTCGATGTGAAGTTGCTGAATAGTATTAAAATGGGAGATCAGGTATGTCTGATGAAGATCACGCTTCACGATCCTGTGTGGAAATAA